A genome region from Perca fluviatilis chromosome 20, GENO_Pfluv_1.0, whole genome shotgun sequence includes the following:
- the kdm1a gene encoding lysine-specific histone demethylase 1A isoform X2: protein MDITRCTEKWVKQEKERPPTSSIMLSSKKSDAGSSSSSSSSAGAAGGDRAPVCDAQTGPSPSAAGPMDVKKKERSSPSGEPGGAPLPHQAGPGGADQDSAEVRRTSRRKRAKVEYREMDESLANLSEDEYYSEEERNAKAEKERKQVIPPPPPPPEEENDSEPEEPSGVEGAAFQSRLPHDRMTSQEAACFPDIISGPQQTQKVFLYIRNRTLQLWLDNPKIQLTFEATAQQLEAPYNSDAVLVHRIHSYLERHGLINFGIYKRVKPLPTKKTGKVIVIGGGVSGLAAARQLQSFGMDVTVLEARDRVGGRVATFRKGNYVADLGAMVVTGLGGNPMAVISKQVNMELAKIKQKCPLYEANGQAGERCTSVPKEKDEMVEQEFNRLLEATSFLSHQLDFNFLNNKPVSLGQALEVVIQLQEKHVKDEQIEHWKKIVKTQEDLRDLLNKMVTTKERVKELHQQYKEASEVKPPRDITAEFLVKSKHRDLTALCKEYDELVEMQVKLEEKLQELEANPPSDVYLSSRDRQILDWHFANLEFANATPLSTLSLKHWDQDDDFEFTGSHLTVRNGYSCVPVALAEGLDIKLNTAVRQVRYTASGCEVIAVNTRSTTQTFIYKCDAVLCTLPLGVLKQQPPAVQFVPPLPEWKTSAIQRMGFGNLNKVVLCFDRVFWDPSVNLFGHVGSTTASRGELFLFWNLYKAPILLALMAGEAAGIMENISDDVIVGRCLAILKGIFGSSAVPQPKETVVTRWRADPWARGSYSYVAAGSSGNDYDLMAQPITPGPAIPGASQPVPRLFFSGEHTIRNYPATVHGALLSGLREAGRIADQFLGAMYTLPRQATPTAASNPQQAQPTPSV, encoded by the exons ATGGATATTACCAGGTGCACGGAGAAATGGGTAAAACAAGAAAAG GAGAGGCCTCCAACATCCTCCATAATGCTGTCTAGCAAGAAGTCAGACGCTGgctcatcttcctcctcttcatcttctgCGGGAGCAGCAGGAGGGGATAGGGCCCCGGTTTGTGATGCCCAGACTGGTCCATCGCCCTCAGCGGCAGGGCCTATGGATgtaaagaaaaaggagaggtcatCCCCTAGTGGGGAACCTGGAGGAGCTCCTTTGCCTCACCAAGCAGGCCCAGGGGGGGCAGACCAAGACTCAGCTGAAGTTCGCAGAACAAGTCGGCGCAAGCGAGCAAAA GTGGAGTACCGCGAGATGGACGAGAGCCTGGCTAATCTGTCGGAAGACGAATATTActctgaggaggagaggaatgccaaggcagagaaagagaggaagcaggtcatccctccaccacctccaccaccaGAAGAAGAGAATGACAGTGAACCAGAGGAGCCATCTG gcgTAGAAGGAGCTGCTTTCCAGAGCCGTCTTCCTCATGACCGTATGACATCCCAGGAGGCCGCCTGCTTCCCTGACATCATCAGCGGTCCCCAGCAGACTCAGAAGGTCTTCCTCTATATCCGCAACCGTACG CTCCAACTGTGGCTGGACAACCCTAAAATCCAGCTGACCTTTGAGGCCACAGCACAGCAGCTTGAAGCTCCATACAACA GTGATGCTGTGCTGGTCCACAGAATACACAGCTACTTAGAGAGGCATGGTCTCATTAACTTTGGCATTTACAAGAGGGTCAAGCCTTTGCCCA CCAAGAAGACTGGGAAGGTTATAGTCATTGGTGGAGGTGTGTCTGGCCTAGCTGCAGCCAGGCAGTTGCAGAGCTTCGGGATGGATGTTACAGTTTTGGAGGCCAGG GACCGTGTTGGAGGCAGAGTGGCCACATTTAGAAAAGGCAACTATGTTGCTGATCTGGGAGCCATGGTGGTGACAGGGCTGG GAGGGAATCCCATGGCAGTAATCAGCAAGCAGGTTAACATGGAGCTGGCCAAGATCAAACAGAAGTGTCCACTGTATGAAGCCAATGGCCAGGCA GGTGAACGGTGCACCAGT GtgccaaaagaaaaagatgagATGGTGGAGCAGGAGTTCAACAGATTGCTGGAGGCCACCTCCTTCCTCAGTCACCAGCTGGACTTTAACTTCCTGAACAACAAACCTGTTTCTCTGGGACAGGCGCTGGAGGTGGTCATACA gcttcAGGAGAAGCATGTAAAAGATGAGCAGATAGAACACTGGAAGAAGATTGTAAAGACTCAGGAAGATCTCCGAGATCTTCTCAACAAG ATGGTGACCACTAAGGAACGGGTGAAGGAGCTCCATCAGCAGTATAAAGAGGCCAGCGAAGTCAAACCACCAAGAGATATCACAGCTGAGTTCCTTGTGAAGAGCAAGCACCGTGACCTCACAGCGCTCTGCAAA GAGTATGACGAGTTGGTGGAGATGCAGGTCAAGCTGGAGGAGAAGCTTCAGGAGCTGGAGGCAAATCCACCCAG TGATGTTTACCTGTCATCCAGGGATCGGCAGATCCTCGACTGGCACTTTGCCAACTTGGAGTTTGCCAACGCTACGCCTCTCTCCACCCTTTCTCTCAAGCATTGGGATCAG GATGATGACTTTGAGTTCACTGGCAGCCACCTGACAGTAAGGAATGGTTACTCTTGTGTTCCTGTGGCCCTGGCTGAAGGCTTGGACATCAAACTAAACACAGCAGTGCGGCAGGTCCGATACACAGCCTCTG GCTGTGAGGTGATAGCGGTCAACACTCGTTCCACAACCCAGACCTTCATATACAAGTGTGATGCTGTGCTGTGCACCTTGCCTCTCGGCGTGTTGAAGCAGCAACCGCCTGCTGTGCAGTTTGTTCCCCCGCTGCCTGAGTGGAAGACATCGGCTATACAGAGGATGGGCTTTGGCAACCTCAATAAG GTGGTGTTGTGTTTTGACCGAGTGTTCTGGGATCCCAGCGTCAACCTGTTTGGTCATGTCGGCTCCACCACTGCAAGTCGGGGCGAACTCTTCCTCTTCTGGAACCTCTACAAAG CCCCGATCCTGCTCGCTCTGATGGCTGGTGAGGCCGCTGGCATCATGGAGAACATCAGTGATGACGTGATTGTGGGACGCTGCCTGGCCATTCTCAAAGGAATATTCGGAAGCAGCGCTGTACCACAG CCAAAGGAAACTGTGGTCACTCGTTGGCGTGCAGACCCCTGGGCCCGGGGCTCCTACTCATACGTCGCAGCAGGTTCTTCGGGTAACGACTATGACCTTATGGCACAACCCATCACACCTGGCCCTGCTATACCGGGAGCctcacag CCTGTCCCTCGTCTCTTCTTCTCGGGGGAACACACGATCAGGAATTACCCCGCTACAGTTCACGGCGCCCTGCTCAGCGGGCTCCGCGAGGCCGGACGCATTGCAGATCAGTTTCTGGGTGCCATGTACACACTTCCCCGACAGGCCACTCCCACAGCTGCCAGCAACCCTCAGCAGGCTCAGCCCACTCCCAGCGTCTGA
- the kdm1a gene encoding lysine-specific histone demethylase 1A isoform X3 yields MDITRCTEKWERPPTSSIMLSSKKSDAGSSSSSSSSAGAAGGDRAPVCDAQTGPSPSAAGPMDVKKKERSSPSGEPGGAPLPHQAGPGGADQDSAEVRRTSRRKRAKQVEYREMDESLANLSEDEYYSEEERNAKAEKERKQVIPPPPPPPEEENDSEPEEPSGVEGAAFQSRLPHDRMTSQEAACFPDIISGPQQTQKVFLYIRNRTLQLWLDNPKIQLTFEATAQQLEAPYNSDAVLVHRIHSYLERHGLINFGIYKRVKPLPTKKTGKVIVIGGGVSGLAAARQLQSFGMDVTVLEARDRVGGRVATFRKGNYVADLGAMVVTGLGGNPMAVISKQVNMELAKIKQKCPLYEANGQAGERCTSVPKEKDEMVEQEFNRLLEATSFLSHQLDFNFLNNKPVSLGQALEVVIQLQEKHVKDEQIEHWKKIVKTQEDLRDLLNKMVTTKERVKELHQQYKEASEVKPPRDITAEFLVKSKHRDLTALCKEYDELVEMQVKLEEKLQELEANPPSDVYLSSRDRQILDWHFANLEFANATPLSTLSLKHWDQDDDFEFTGSHLTVRNGYSCVPVALAEGLDIKLNTAVRQVRYTASGCEVIAVNTRSTTQTFIYKCDAVLCTLPLGVLKQQPPAVQFVPPLPEWKTSAIQRMGFGNLNKVVLCFDRVFWDPSVNLFGHVGSTTASRGELFLFWNLYKAPILLALMAGEAAGIMENISDDVIVGRCLAILKGIFGSSAVPQPKETVVTRWRADPWARGSYSYVAAGSSGNDYDLMAQPITPGPAIPGASQPVPRLFFSGEHTIRNYPATVHGALLSGLREAGRIADQFLGAMYTLPRQATPTAASNPQQAQPTPSV; encoded by the exons ATGGATATTACCAGGTGCACGGAGAAATGG GAGAGGCCTCCAACATCCTCCATAATGCTGTCTAGCAAGAAGTCAGACGCTGgctcatcttcctcctcttcatcttctgCGGGAGCAGCAGGAGGGGATAGGGCCCCGGTTTGTGATGCCCAGACTGGTCCATCGCCCTCAGCGGCAGGGCCTATGGATgtaaagaaaaaggagaggtcatCCCCTAGTGGGGAACCTGGAGGAGCTCCTTTGCCTCACCAAGCAGGCCCAGGGGGGGCAGACCAAGACTCAGCTGAAGTTCGCAGAACAAGTCGGCGCAAGCGAGCAAAA CAGGTGGAGTACCGCGAGATGGACGAGAGCCTGGCTAATCTGTCGGAAGACGAATATTActctgaggaggagaggaatgccaaggcagagaaagagaggaagcaggtcatccctccaccacctccaccaccaGAAGAAGAGAATGACAGTGAACCAGAGGAGCCATCTG gcgTAGAAGGAGCTGCTTTCCAGAGCCGTCTTCCTCATGACCGTATGACATCCCAGGAGGCCGCCTGCTTCCCTGACATCATCAGCGGTCCCCAGCAGACTCAGAAGGTCTTCCTCTATATCCGCAACCGTACG CTCCAACTGTGGCTGGACAACCCTAAAATCCAGCTGACCTTTGAGGCCACAGCACAGCAGCTTGAAGCTCCATACAACA GTGATGCTGTGCTGGTCCACAGAATACACAGCTACTTAGAGAGGCATGGTCTCATTAACTTTGGCATTTACAAGAGGGTCAAGCCTTTGCCCA CCAAGAAGACTGGGAAGGTTATAGTCATTGGTGGAGGTGTGTCTGGCCTAGCTGCAGCCAGGCAGTTGCAGAGCTTCGGGATGGATGTTACAGTTTTGGAGGCCAGG GACCGTGTTGGAGGCAGAGTGGCCACATTTAGAAAAGGCAACTATGTTGCTGATCTGGGAGCCATGGTGGTGACAGGGCTGG GAGGGAATCCCATGGCAGTAATCAGCAAGCAGGTTAACATGGAGCTGGCCAAGATCAAACAGAAGTGTCCACTGTATGAAGCCAATGGCCAGGCA GGTGAACGGTGCACCAGT GtgccaaaagaaaaagatgagATGGTGGAGCAGGAGTTCAACAGATTGCTGGAGGCCACCTCCTTCCTCAGTCACCAGCTGGACTTTAACTTCCTGAACAACAAACCTGTTTCTCTGGGACAGGCGCTGGAGGTGGTCATACA gcttcAGGAGAAGCATGTAAAAGATGAGCAGATAGAACACTGGAAGAAGATTGTAAAGACTCAGGAAGATCTCCGAGATCTTCTCAACAAG ATGGTGACCACTAAGGAACGGGTGAAGGAGCTCCATCAGCAGTATAAAGAGGCCAGCGAAGTCAAACCACCAAGAGATATCACAGCTGAGTTCCTTGTGAAGAGCAAGCACCGTGACCTCACAGCGCTCTGCAAA GAGTATGACGAGTTGGTGGAGATGCAGGTCAAGCTGGAGGAGAAGCTTCAGGAGCTGGAGGCAAATCCACCCAG TGATGTTTACCTGTCATCCAGGGATCGGCAGATCCTCGACTGGCACTTTGCCAACTTGGAGTTTGCCAACGCTACGCCTCTCTCCACCCTTTCTCTCAAGCATTGGGATCAG GATGATGACTTTGAGTTCACTGGCAGCCACCTGACAGTAAGGAATGGTTACTCTTGTGTTCCTGTGGCCCTGGCTGAAGGCTTGGACATCAAACTAAACACAGCAGTGCGGCAGGTCCGATACACAGCCTCTG GCTGTGAGGTGATAGCGGTCAACACTCGTTCCACAACCCAGACCTTCATATACAAGTGTGATGCTGTGCTGTGCACCTTGCCTCTCGGCGTGTTGAAGCAGCAACCGCCTGCTGTGCAGTTTGTTCCCCCGCTGCCTGAGTGGAAGACATCGGCTATACAGAGGATGGGCTTTGGCAACCTCAATAAG GTGGTGTTGTGTTTTGACCGAGTGTTCTGGGATCCCAGCGTCAACCTGTTTGGTCATGTCGGCTCCACCACTGCAAGTCGGGGCGAACTCTTCCTCTTCTGGAACCTCTACAAAG CCCCGATCCTGCTCGCTCTGATGGCTGGTGAGGCCGCTGGCATCATGGAGAACATCAGTGATGACGTGATTGTGGGACGCTGCCTGGCCATTCTCAAAGGAATATTCGGAAGCAGCGCTGTACCACAG CCAAAGGAAACTGTGGTCACTCGTTGGCGTGCAGACCCCTGGGCCCGGGGCTCCTACTCATACGTCGCAGCAGGTTCTTCGGGTAACGACTATGACCTTATGGCACAACCCATCACACCTGGCCCTGCTATACCGGGAGCctcacag CCTGTCCCTCGTCTCTTCTTCTCGGGGGAACACACGATCAGGAATTACCCCGCTACAGTTCACGGCGCCCTGCTCAGCGGGCTCCGCGAGGCCGGACGCATTGCAGATCAGTTTCTGGGTGCCATGTACACACTTCCCCGACAGGCCACTCCCACAGCTGCCAGCAACCCTCAGCAGGCTCAGCCCACTCCCAGCGTCTGA
- the kdm1a gene encoding lysine-specific histone demethylase 1A isoform X4 produces the protein MLSSKKSDAGSSSSSSSSAGAAGGDRAPVCDAQTGPSPSAAGPMDVKKKERSSPSGEPGGAPLPHQAGPGGADQDSAEVRRTSRRKRAKQVEYREMDESLANLSEDEYYSEEERNAKAEKERKQVIPPPPPPPEEENDSEPEEPSGVEGAAFQSRLPHDRMTSQEAACFPDIISGPQQTQKVFLYIRNRTLQLWLDNPKIQLTFEATAQQLEAPYNSDAVLVHRIHSYLERHGLINFGIYKRVKPLPTKKTGKVIVIGGGVSGLAAARQLQSFGMDVTVLEARDRVGGRVATFRKGNYVADLGAMVVTGLGGNPMAVISKQVNMELAKIKQKCPLYEANGQAGERCTSVPKEKDEMVEQEFNRLLEATSFLSHQLDFNFLNNKPVSLGQALEVVIQLQEKHVKDEQIEHWKKIVKTQEDLRDLLNKMVTTKERVKELHQQYKEASEVKPPRDITAEFLVKSKHRDLTALCKEYDELVEMQVKLEEKLQELEANPPSDVYLSSRDRQILDWHFANLEFANATPLSTLSLKHWDQDDDFEFTGSHLTVRNGYSCVPVALAEGLDIKLNTAVRQVRYTASGCEVIAVNTRSTTQTFIYKCDAVLCTLPLGVLKQQPPAVQFVPPLPEWKTSAIQRMGFGNLNKVVLCFDRVFWDPSVNLFGHVGSTTASRGELFLFWNLYKAPILLALMAGEAAGIMENISDDVIVGRCLAILKGIFGSSAVPQPKETVVTRWRADPWARGSYSYVAAGSSGNDYDLMAQPITPGPAIPGASQPVPRLFFSGEHTIRNYPATVHGALLSGLREAGRIADQFLGAMYTLPRQATPTAASNPQQAQPTPSV, from the exons ATGCTGTCTAGCAAGAAGTCAGACGCTGgctcatcttcctcctcttcatcttctgCGGGAGCAGCAGGAGGGGATAGGGCCCCGGTTTGTGATGCCCAGACTGGTCCATCGCCCTCAGCGGCAGGGCCTATGGATgtaaagaaaaaggagaggtcatCCCCTAGTGGGGAACCTGGAGGAGCTCCTTTGCCTCACCAAGCAGGCCCAGGGGGGGCAGACCAAGACTCAGCTGAAGTTCGCAGAACAAGTCGGCGCAAGCGAGCAAAA CAGGTGGAGTACCGCGAGATGGACGAGAGCCTGGCTAATCTGTCGGAAGACGAATATTActctgaggaggagaggaatgccaaggcagagaaagagaggaagcaggtcatccctccaccacctccaccaccaGAAGAAGAGAATGACAGTGAACCAGAGGAGCCATCTG gcgTAGAAGGAGCTGCTTTCCAGAGCCGTCTTCCTCATGACCGTATGACATCCCAGGAGGCCGCCTGCTTCCCTGACATCATCAGCGGTCCCCAGCAGACTCAGAAGGTCTTCCTCTATATCCGCAACCGTACG CTCCAACTGTGGCTGGACAACCCTAAAATCCAGCTGACCTTTGAGGCCACAGCACAGCAGCTTGAAGCTCCATACAACA GTGATGCTGTGCTGGTCCACAGAATACACAGCTACTTAGAGAGGCATGGTCTCATTAACTTTGGCATTTACAAGAGGGTCAAGCCTTTGCCCA CCAAGAAGACTGGGAAGGTTATAGTCATTGGTGGAGGTGTGTCTGGCCTAGCTGCAGCCAGGCAGTTGCAGAGCTTCGGGATGGATGTTACAGTTTTGGAGGCCAGG GACCGTGTTGGAGGCAGAGTGGCCACATTTAGAAAAGGCAACTATGTTGCTGATCTGGGAGCCATGGTGGTGACAGGGCTGG GAGGGAATCCCATGGCAGTAATCAGCAAGCAGGTTAACATGGAGCTGGCCAAGATCAAACAGAAGTGTCCACTGTATGAAGCCAATGGCCAGGCA GGTGAACGGTGCACCAGT GtgccaaaagaaaaagatgagATGGTGGAGCAGGAGTTCAACAGATTGCTGGAGGCCACCTCCTTCCTCAGTCACCAGCTGGACTTTAACTTCCTGAACAACAAACCTGTTTCTCTGGGACAGGCGCTGGAGGTGGTCATACA gcttcAGGAGAAGCATGTAAAAGATGAGCAGATAGAACACTGGAAGAAGATTGTAAAGACTCAGGAAGATCTCCGAGATCTTCTCAACAAG ATGGTGACCACTAAGGAACGGGTGAAGGAGCTCCATCAGCAGTATAAAGAGGCCAGCGAAGTCAAACCACCAAGAGATATCACAGCTGAGTTCCTTGTGAAGAGCAAGCACCGTGACCTCACAGCGCTCTGCAAA GAGTATGACGAGTTGGTGGAGATGCAGGTCAAGCTGGAGGAGAAGCTTCAGGAGCTGGAGGCAAATCCACCCAG TGATGTTTACCTGTCATCCAGGGATCGGCAGATCCTCGACTGGCACTTTGCCAACTTGGAGTTTGCCAACGCTACGCCTCTCTCCACCCTTTCTCTCAAGCATTGGGATCAG GATGATGACTTTGAGTTCACTGGCAGCCACCTGACAGTAAGGAATGGTTACTCTTGTGTTCCTGTGGCCCTGGCTGAAGGCTTGGACATCAAACTAAACACAGCAGTGCGGCAGGTCCGATACACAGCCTCTG GCTGTGAGGTGATAGCGGTCAACACTCGTTCCACAACCCAGACCTTCATATACAAGTGTGATGCTGTGCTGTGCACCTTGCCTCTCGGCGTGTTGAAGCAGCAACCGCCTGCTGTGCAGTTTGTTCCCCCGCTGCCTGAGTGGAAGACATCGGCTATACAGAGGATGGGCTTTGGCAACCTCAATAAG GTGGTGTTGTGTTTTGACCGAGTGTTCTGGGATCCCAGCGTCAACCTGTTTGGTCATGTCGGCTCCACCACTGCAAGTCGGGGCGAACTCTTCCTCTTCTGGAACCTCTACAAAG CCCCGATCCTGCTCGCTCTGATGGCTGGTGAGGCCGCTGGCATCATGGAGAACATCAGTGATGACGTGATTGTGGGACGCTGCCTGGCCATTCTCAAAGGAATATTCGGAAGCAGCGCTGTACCACAG CCAAAGGAAACTGTGGTCACTCGTTGGCGTGCAGACCCCTGGGCCCGGGGCTCCTACTCATACGTCGCAGCAGGTTCTTCGGGTAACGACTATGACCTTATGGCACAACCCATCACACCTGGCCCTGCTATACCGGGAGCctcacag CCTGTCCCTCGTCTCTTCTTCTCGGGGGAACACACGATCAGGAATTACCCCGCTACAGTTCACGGCGCCCTGCTCAGCGGGCTCCGCGAGGCCGGACGCATTGCAGATCAGTTTCTGGGTGCCATGTACACACTTCCCCGACAGGCCACTCCCACAGCTGCCAGCAACCCTCAGCAGGCTCAGCCCACTCCCAGCGTCTGA
- the kdm1a gene encoding lysine-specific histone demethylase 1A isoform X1, with amino-acid sequence MDITRCTEKWVKQEKERPPTSSIMLSSKKSDAGSSSSSSSSAGAAGGDRAPVCDAQTGPSPSAAGPMDVKKKERSSPSGEPGGAPLPHQAGPGGADQDSAEVRRTSRRKRAKQVEYREMDESLANLSEDEYYSEEERNAKAEKERKQVIPPPPPPPEEENDSEPEEPSGVEGAAFQSRLPHDRMTSQEAACFPDIISGPQQTQKVFLYIRNRTLQLWLDNPKIQLTFEATAQQLEAPYNSDAVLVHRIHSYLERHGLINFGIYKRVKPLPTKKTGKVIVIGGGVSGLAAARQLQSFGMDVTVLEARDRVGGRVATFRKGNYVADLGAMVVTGLGGNPMAVISKQVNMELAKIKQKCPLYEANGQAGERCTSVPKEKDEMVEQEFNRLLEATSFLSHQLDFNFLNNKPVSLGQALEVVIQLQEKHVKDEQIEHWKKIVKTQEDLRDLLNKMVTTKERVKELHQQYKEASEVKPPRDITAEFLVKSKHRDLTALCKEYDELVEMQVKLEEKLQELEANPPSDVYLSSRDRQILDWHFANLEFANATPLSTLSLKHWDQDDDFEFTGSHLTVRNGYSCVPVALAEGLDIKLNTAVRQVRYTASGCEVIAVNTRSTTQTFIYKCDAVLCTLPLGVLKQQPPAVQFVPPLPEWKTSAIQRMGFGNLNKVVLCFDRVFWDPSVNLFGHVGSTTASRGELFLFWNLYKAPILLALMAGEAAGIMENISDDVIVGRCLAILKGIFGSSAVPQPKETVVTRWRADPWARGSYSYVAAGSSGNDYDLMAQPITPGPAIPGASQPVPRLFFSGEHTIRNYPATVHGALLSGLREAGRIADQFLGAMYTLPRQATPTAASNPQQAQPTPSV; translated from the exons ATGGATATTACCAGGTGCACGGAGAAATGGGTAAAACAAGAAAAG GAGAGGCCTCCAACATCCTCCATAATGCTGTCTAGCAAGAAGTCAGACGCTGgctcatcttcctcctcttcatcttctgCGGGAGCAGCAGGAGGGGATAGGGCCCCGGTTTGTGATGCCCAGACTGGTCCATCGCCCTCAGCGGCAGGGCCTATGGATgtaaagaaaaaggagaggtcatCCCCTAGTGGGGAACCTGGAGGAGCTCCTTTGCCTCACCAAGCAGGCCCAGGGGGGGCAGACCAAGACTCAGCTGAAGTTCGCAGAACAAGTCGGCGCAAGCGAGCAAAA CAGGTGGAGTACCGCGAGATGGACGAGAGCCTGGCTAATCTGTCGGAAGACGAATATTActctgaggaggagaggaatgccaaggcagagaaagagaggaagcaggtcatccctccaccacctccaccaccaGAAGAAGAGAATGACAGTGAACCAGAGGAGCCATCTG gcgTAGAAGGAGCTGCTTTCCAGAGCCGTCTTCCTCATGACCGTATGACATCCCAGGAGGCCGCCTGCTTCCCTGACATCATCAGCGGTCCCCAGCAGACTCAGAAGGTCTTCCTCTATATCCGCAACCGTACG CTCCAACTGTGGCTGGACAACCCTAAAATCCAGCTGACCTTTGAGGCCACAGCACAGCAGCTTGAAGCTCCATACAACA GTGATGCTGTGCTGGTCCACAGAATACACAGCTACTTAGAGAGGCATGGTCTCATTAACTTTGGCATTTACAAGAGGGTCAAGCCTTTGCCCA CCAAGAAGACTGGGAAGGTTATAGTCATTGGTGGAGGTGTGTCTGGCCTAGCTGCAGCCAGGCAGTTGCAGAGCTTCGGGATGGATGTTACAGTTTTGGAGGCCAGG GACCGTGTTGGAGGCAGAGTGGCCACATTTAGAAAAGGCAACTATGTTGCTGATCTGGGAGCCATGGTGGTGACAGGGCTGG GAGGGAATCCCATGGCAGTAATCAGCAAGCAGGTTAACATGGAGCTGGCCAAGATCAAACAGAAGTGTCCACTGTATGAAGCCAATGGCCAGGCA GGTGAACGGTGCACCAGT GtgccaaaagaaaaagatgagATGGTGGAGCAGGAGTTCAACAGATTGCTGGAGGCCACCTCCTTCCTCAGTCACCAGCTGGACTTTAACTTCCTGAACAACAAACCTGTTTCTCTGGGACAGGCGCTGGAGGTGGTCATACA gcttcAGGAGAAGCATGTAAAAGATGAGCAGATAGAACACTGGAAGAAGATTGTAAAGACTCAGGAAGATCTCCGAGATCTTCTCAACAAG ATGGTGACCACTAAGGAACGGGTGAAGGAGCTCCATCAGCAGTATAAAGAGGCCAGCGAAGTCAAACCACCAAGAGATATCACAGCTGAGTTCCTTGTGAAGAGCAAGCACCGTGACCTCACAGCGCTCTGCAAA GAGTATGACGAGTTGGTGGAGATGCAGGTCAAGCTGGAGGAGAAGCTTCAGGAGCTGGAGGCAAATCCACCCAG TGATGTTTACCTGTCATCCAGGGATCGGCAGATCCTCGACTGGCACTTTGCCAACTTGGAGTTTGCCAACGCTACGCCTCTCTCCACCCTTTCTCTCAAGCATTGGGATCAG GATGATGACTTTGAGTTCACTGGCAGCCACCTGACAGTAAGGAATGGTTACTCTTGTGTTCCTGTGGCCCTGGCTGAAGGCTTGGACATCAAACTAAACACAGCAGTGCGGCAGGTCCGATACACAGCCTCTG GCTGTGAGGTGATAGCGGTCAACACTCGTTCCACAACCCAGACCTTCATATACAAGTGTGATGCTGTGCTGTGCACCTTGCCTCTCGGCGTGTTGAAGCAGCAACCGCCTGCTGTGCAGTTTGTTCCCCCGCTGCCTGAGTGGAAGACATCGGCTATACAGAGGATGGGCTTTGGCAACCTCAATAAG GTGGTGTTGTGTTTTGACCGAGTGTTCTGGGATCCCAGCGTCAACCTGTTTGGTCATGTCGGCTCCACCACTGCAAGTCGGGGCGAACTCTTCCTCTTCTGGAACCTCTACAAAG CCCCGATCCTGCTCGCTCTGATGGCTGGTGAGGCCGCTGGCATCATGGAGAACATCAGTGATGACGTGATTGTGGGACGCTGCCTGGCCATTCTCAAAGGAATATTCGGAAGCAGCGCTGTACCACAG CCAAAGGAAACTGTGGTCACTCGTTGGCGTGCAGACCCCTGGGCCCGGGGCTCCTACTCATACGTCGCAGCAGGTTCTTCGGGTAACGACTATGACCTTATGGCACAACCCATCACACCTGGCCCTGCTATACCGGGAGCctcacag CCTGTCCCTCGTCTCTTCTTCTCGGGGGAACACACGATCAGGAATTACCCCGCTACAGTTCACGGCGCCCTGCTCAGCGGGCTCCGCGAGGCCGGACGCATTGCAGATCAGTTTCTGGGTGCCATGTACACACTTCCCCGACAGGCCACTCCCACAGCTGCCAGCAACCCTCAGCAGGCTCAGCCCACTCCCAGCGTCTGA